The following nucleotide sequence is from Staphylococcus chromogenes.
TGATTTTAAAGATGCGACAGGACGTACAGATCGTTTCTTAGCGTTACACTTTGCGAACGAAATTTGGTTAAATAATGTCGGCGAAATTATGGCGACTAAAGACACAGATCGTGCTGTATTTGATGAAGTTGTTGAATATGCAGGAGCAATGGGCTTACACCCAGTGCCAATTAAAAAAGAACATGCAGGTTACGTTCAAAATTCACTTCTTGTGCCATTCTTCCACGTGGCTGAAGAAATGTATGCGAATGAAGAAGAAACACCACAAGAAATTGATAAAATTTGGATGAACGCTATACATATGAACGTGGGTCCATTCGGTGCGATTGACGTCGTTGGTTTAAATACAAATACTGCGATCGTACAAGCAGAATATGAAAAAGACGGCACACCTTGGAAAAAAGCGTACGTTGACAAAAATAACGTCAAAATCGAAAATGGTGAACTTGGTAAAGCAACAGGTAAAGGATTCTACACATATCCAAACCCTGAATATAAAACTTGGGATATTCCTGTAGGCGAAAAACCATCTGACGAACATTTACAACAAGCCGTCGCGAATGACAACAATGGCGTGTTATCTAAATTGTTATTGTCTTTATTCAAAGCCGCTGAAGATTTATACGTTAACGAAATTGCAGAATACGATGTCATTGATACCACTTGGCATATCAACTCACGTTCACCTATTGGACCATTCGAAATGATGGATGCGATAGGTATTGATAAAGTCATTGAAATTCATGAAAAATACGACAACAACATTGATCAAGACGTGATGAAATTTTTAGAATCACGTCGTGGCAAAACATTTTATTCTTAAAAATGTGTGAATAAAATTAAGCGCGCTCATCTTCAAATAGATGGGCGCGCTTTTTTATGGAACACTTATATAAAATGCGTTGATACGCTCATTTCATCTCTTATTTGTTGTTAAAGTATTCCGTAATTTTATCTTTAATATCTTGTAATTTGCTGTTTACTTTATCGAGTTCACGTTGCATTTCATCGCTATTGCCATTTTGGCGTTCATTTTCCGCATTTTGTAAGTTGTCTGCGGTTTTGTTATAGTCATTGACTACTTTTTCGGCTTGTTGACTGTTTGCGCTATTTTTTAAATTCGCGATTTCTTGTTTGAGCGCATCGATTTTACTTTGGGTATCAGACTGGTTATTTTCAATACTTTTTTTCGCTTCTTCAACTTGTTGTTGGAGTTGATCATTTTTTTGTTGAACCACTTGGGAATCGTTTGGATTCGTTTGTTCCGACTGTGGTTCAGTGTTAGACGTTTGTTCCGAATCGTTGGCCCCCGTACAAGCTTTGACGATAAAAGCGACGAGCGCAATGGCCACGATAAAGAGGAGGACCATTAACCATTTGTTTTTGCGTTTGGAAGATTCAATTTCTTGTTGTTGATATTGTTCGCGGCGATAGTCTCTTTCATTGTAATCATTAGCGCGACGCTGAGGACGGATGAGAATACCACCGAAGACCTCATGTTGTTGATGATCGGTTAACGTATTAATATTTAAATCGGTATTCAATTGATTAAATTTGTCGTAAGCAATAATCGTCCCATCATCTAAAATCTTTTCAATTCTTGGATAATCCCGATTGCGATCTTGACGTTTCACAGTAATTCCTCCTCTTTGACTCGGTTGATATGCATCTCACTTTGATAAAAAAATAATGTAATAACAACGTATTTTAGTTTATATTTATCCTACCATATAACCCTTTTGGATACCAAATGGGGTGGGATATAAAATGTTATTTGTTTGATTGTTCCATAAAGCCTCGCTTTTCTAGTCGCCTCAGAAGTCTCGGCTTAGGAACCAATCAAATTTGCTATATTAAATCACACCTCAAAGCTATAAAATCTGTCTCATTTATACTGATTTAAGTTGTAATAAAATAGCCATCAAAACTTATCCTGTTGATAAATTTTGACGGCTTCTAAATTATAGGCGACCGTAGTATCCTATCCTTAGCACATTATTTGTCATGTTCATGTTGTTTTTTCAGTTCATCAATAATCAGTTTGCTTAATGCTTTTTGTCCCGCATATTCTAAGTGAACACCGTCATACGCAAAGTATTCAGGATGCCCCCCAGAAGCTTTATGCCAATCAATCAGATGCACATTTTTATGTTTATCAGCGGCTTTTTTCAAGCTATCATTGACGTTTTGTTCATAATCACGAGGCACACGAACATTCACGAAATAAATGTTGGCATCGCCTAAATCGTCAATAATTTGATTCACTTGGTCTTCGGTAAAGGCTCCGTTTGTACCTAACTGCATCACCACATCTTTTTTCGGTTTCGCAAAGCTTTGATATTGCGAAGTGATGAGAGCGTTCGCTTCGGATAATTGGCGACCCACTTTACCATCAATTGTGGCATTTGGTACCTCTTTTTGGAAAACATTACCGATATCTACCATGACCGAATCCCCAATTAACAGTGGCGAAAGTTGCTTGGCGTCCACTTTAGAAGATTCTGGTGTAGGGGTCGGTTCTGCTTTAGGTTTTTTCGCCGTTTGATTTTGGAATTCCGTTTGTTTTTGATCACTATGTGCTTTACCTAAAGCATCAAACTGCCCACTCAAAAAGAGGAGCGAAGGAATTGCCAAAATTACGACGAGCGCTAAGCGTACAAAGTGCTGAACGTGTGTCGGTTTGAACGAAAACGCACGGAATCCTTTTTTACGGATGGGATTTTCAATGAAGCGATACGATAATTCGGCAAACAGAAACATTAGCACAATATCAATGACATACACATAACTTGGAATTTGTCCTGCGACAAAATGGCGATGTAAAAGGACAATGACCGGATAATGCCATAAATACAAGCTGTATGAGCGTTTACCGATAGCGACGAATAGCGGATTACCCATGAATTTTGCGAAGAATCCAGAAGGGTGCACCACACTGGCAATCGTAAACAACGTCACAAACGAGATTAAATAAAAACCACCATGATAAATCCATTTGTCATGTTCACTCACATTGAAAATAAAATAAGCGACAAGTGCGAAACTCAAAACGCCAATCACGTCGACAAACAGGCGTAATCGATGGGCGACATTGACTTTTAATCGGAAGGGCGGCCACACAAGCGCAAGCATCGCCCCTAACAATAAGGTTTGAAGGCGGGTATCCGTTCCGAAATACACACGCGCAGTACTACTTGTCACACTCGATAAATAAATCATTAACGCTAATGAAATTAATGAAACAATAAAAAATATGATAAACGTATACTGTCTTTTTCTAAACTTGAATATCATATAAAGAATAAATGGGAAAAACAAATAAAATTGTTCCTCAATCGCAAGCGACCACAAATGTTTTAACGGTGCGATCGAAAATTGGTTGAAATAATCGACATCTTGCGCGATATACCACCAGTTCGACACATAGAAAATGGCCGCAATGGCATCCTTTTTCAAAGCGAGTATAATACTCGGCTCAAAAATAAGCGTATACGTCAATACCACTGCCAACATAAATAACACGGCAGGGATTAAACGCTTCACACGGCGTAGCCAGAAAGCAGGTAAATCGATCTTCCCTGTTTTGTCATACTCCGTAATCAATAACGAAGTAATTAAAAACCCAGAAATCACGAAAAACGTATCTACACCAAGAAAACCACCTGGCAACCATTGAGGATTCAAGTGAAAAATAATAATTGCGATGACGGCAATCGCTCTAAAACCGTCGAGACCAGGAAGATAACGTTGCGCATGAACAGGTTTTGTTCTTTTTAATTCCTTTTGTGTCATTCATAACATCCTTAAACTCATAGAATTAGACATCGATGACATGTCATCAATACGAATCATATGTATATCGATGCAAAAGGTCACCCACGTACTTCATTTCGCAAAGTACGGGCAACCTGTCTTACTCAATTATTATATCTTAATAATAGGAACATATGAATAATATATATGACTTTTACCATTTGTACAAATAGAAGGGGAGAGAAAAGGGGGGGAAATTGATACAAACTATTATGATTTTGATAATCACCGTTTTAGAAAGAGAACATTAAATATAAGACTTAAAATTTCTAAAAATATTTGACTGAAAATTCCTTTAATTATGATATATTTGATGTAGTCAATAGATATTTAAGATTCATTTATATAGATGAGTTTCGTATAGATAACCGCATAAATAAAATGGGGAGCAGGGGGATGAAATTGGATAGAAATAAAACCATTCGAGAGCTTTTTAAGCTACAAAGTAATGAGAAAAAAGTTGAAATTATAAAAGAGTATGAATTAACTATAAGAGGTTTCTCTAATATTGAAGTACATAATATTAATAGTAATAGCGAAATGTATATTGTAAGTGAGGCTTCAAATAAACAAAATATTGAAAGAATACAAAAATACATTAAAAGTAAATTAAGAATTGAAGATGATCTCTCTAATCTTTTGGATAAAGACTTAATTATTGAACGCTACGGTGACGATTTCACAAAGCTTTTGACAATTTTTGAAAAAGATCAATACGGGGACCTTTCAAATTACATAATTAACAAATTAAGCGAAAAACATAATAATACAAGCATTCAAAAAGAGGCGCCAAGCAATGGAAAAGAGAAGTTAAATTCATCAGAACATGAAGATAAATTAAAAAAGTTAAGAAAAATTATCAGTGATTTAGAAACAACAGTAAGTGAAAAAGACAGTAAGATAAATAGTCTTTTGTTTGAAAGAAAAACATTGAATTCAAGAATAGAAGAGCTTGAAAAACTATATTACCAATCCAAAAAATCATGGCAAACCATGAAAACTTCTTTAGATGAAGAAGAAAGAGTAAACAGTGAACTTAACAAAAAGAATGATGAATTAAATCTGCAAATCGCAGAGCTAAAGAGCGAAAAAAATAAGATTATACACCAATACGCGGAAGCAAGTACAAAATATCAATTTCATTTGTTGGGAATTCCTCAATTTTGGATTGACGATCATAAAAATAGTAAAGTCTATCAGCCGACGGAAGTTGATTATTTTATAGAGGAATTTCATAAAAAACCTAGAGATATATTTATTGTATTTAGAAGCGGCATTGCACTCTATGATTTCAGACGGTTAAAAAAGCTAAGAGGTATGAAGTTTATTTCATCATTTGAAGAGTTTAAAGATATAAAGGGGGACTTCTAGTGATTAAGGAAAATTGGGAAAATGTCGATATGATAGGGGTATTAGCAACTAAAGAAGAATTGCAAAGAGTGTATGGGAAAGAAAATATATTTGTGAATAATACCGATAGAATTCAATTCTACATTAAATTACTTTCTATGCCGTATGACTATCCAAGTTCAGATAATCGTTCAAAATATATCGCTTGTTACCAAACGAACCTCACACAAATTGAAGATAATTTTTATGCAAGTGATGAAGAAAGAGTTGAAAATTTTTATAACGAAATCAGTAATAAATTATTAAGATTGAACGTGCAAAAGAAAGTCGACTATGATATTAACCAAAAAGTATATTACAACGGCTACGTAAAAGAAATCATTTATGCCAACGACAAAATGCTAAACGAGGGATCCTTGAATCCTATCCCCATTTTTAACAAACATAATTCAGTTACAAATGTGGAAGAATTTGAAAAATTATTAGCCTCTGGGAAAGTGGTTGGTGACTTACAGAATGTATCAATTGAAAAAGAAGATTACCCTCAATTTGTCATTTATAACGATATTATCGATGATTATGAGGATCGATTTTATGTGTATGGAAATGTAAAATCATTCGAATACATTGAAAATGCAGGATTTAAATATGATTTTGAAAATGAGATTAAAAAATATGAAATTGAAGATGTTGATTTCAATGAAATGTTAGTGACTGATAATAATATTGGGTTTATTACAAATGATTTAATTAGAAAATTTGAAGAGAATATTGATGCAAAAGAAGTCGTAGCGCCTGTTATTAAAAAAATGGTCGAGGACAACCATCAAAATGTCAAAAAAGAAAAAGAGTTCTTAGAACATTTATTTAAGAAACTGGAAAGTGAAAACTTACTTTACGATAAAAAAGATATAATTAACTTTCACGTTTCAATGAAAACGTCAAAACTTGTCATTCTATCTGGGATGAGTGGTACAGGAAAGTCGAAATTAATTAAGTCTTATGCGGCTGCCTTAGGCTTAAAGGATAATTTTAAGTTTATACCCGTAAGTCCGAGTTGGAACGATGATTCAGACTTAATTGGATATGTAGATACGATTAACAATATTTATAGACCAGATGATAATGGCTTAATTGAAACGCTAATTCAAGCGAGTGATAACCCCGATAAACTCTATATCGTATGTTTTGATGAGATGAATTTATCGAGAGTAGAACATTACTTTTCTAAATTTTTATCCATCCTTGAAGGAGATATCGGTAGTCGACAATTACAACTCTATAATAAAGAAATGGGCGGTAAATTGTATAATTCTACTAAATACCGATATGAAATAAAGATTGGTAAAAATGTAAGATTTGTAGGCACTGTTAATATCGATGATACAACACATCATTTTTCGAACAAAGTGCTAGATCGTTCAGACTTAATTTCATTAGATGTTATGCCGATTAAAGAATTAATAGAATTAAGTAAAAAAGAAAAAAGAAAAGTCCTTGAAGATGACTCATATGAAAAAGAATTTATTGAATATTTTTGTAAGGAGTCTAGCGAAATCAATTTGTCCCAAGATAATGCGGAATTTCTTCAAGAATTACATAATGAGCTCGTGAAAGTGAATCCTCAAATTGGCATAGGACCACGCGTCGTGAAACATATCGATTACTATTTGAAGAATATCCCTAATGAATCTGAAGTCTTAAGTGATGACATAGGTTTTGATTTTCAACTTTCACAAAGAGTGCTCTCCAAGGTCAGAGGATCACGTGAAGAATTGACGGATTTAGTGGGACTCTATGATGCTGATAATGATGAAGTTGTGAATTCTAAAATCATTGATTTGATGGATAAGTTTTCATCTATTTCAGATTTCACGAATGCGAGAAGTTTAATTCGAAACAAAGCGAAGGAATTGAAGATTAATGGATACACATTCTAAGGTCGCTATTGTCATTGGAAACGATAATAATCATGAAACTTTAAAACCTTTAAAATTCTTTGATAGTCTACAAAGTATAGACTTTAACCGTGACATTTCTCGCATAAAAGAATATACCCATTTTAAGTTGCGTATTAATGGGAAAGAATCGATTAAGGTTTATTCAGATTTGTTCGAGTTATATGATGACCCCAAAATTCAAGTTGATGAAGATAACCGAAATTATATGGGTAATGGTGAAATAGATATTGTGGATAGCGACATTGCTAACAATCTTGTACCTGGATATTATCTTTTAACATTAAAAGAAGAAGATTATAAATATGCGGTTATCGAGATTGTTCCAAAAGACGTGAGTAACGTTGAATGGAAAACAATATATCAAGATGTGAATAATTATATTAAAGGCTTATCAAATTCTTTATATCATAAAAATAATTCAAGTATTTCTCCAACAGTGAGAAATAACAATATTGTGGAGAAGATAGACTACTTAGAAGTGAATTTCACTCATATTATTTTTGCTTTGAAAAATATATATGATTCACCAAGGTATCAAGTTCAGAAAAGATATGCTTGGCGACCGATTTATACACAACCTAAAGTAGATAAAAATACTTTGAAATATCGTTCAAAAAGACCAGATAAAACAGAGGAGCTCTATTCTTATAATAAAGAGTTAAATTATAATCTAAAGGAAAATATATGGTTGAAAAAAGTACTGAAATTTCTCCAATATGAGCTAGTTGAAATTAAAGATTACTTAAATTTGGCAGAAGAAATTCATCTTGGACATAAAACTTCAAGATATAGTAGTGATGTGCTTATTGCAACGAAATCATTAGAAAATATTTGGACAATTAGAGAAAACATCAATCGCATTCAGCATATGTTGCAGATGATTATAGAGTCAGAATGGTATCAAAACATTGAAAATAAAAGCCATGCTTCTATCACACATTCAGCATTAATGGATAATAAATACAATATTATTTATAAATGGTATTCTGAGTTCAATAAGTCATCTTTAGAATTTGTATTTTCTCAAAAAGTGAAAAATTGTTGGAAAAGAACAGATGAACTTTATGAAATATGGTGTTTTATCAATGTATTAGAGTTATTGATAAGAAATGATTTTGACCCGATAGATGGATGGATTTTTGACGATTACTCTTATAATGATTTGCCTGATAATACCGTCATCACACTCAACAAAAATGATATAAGATTAAAGTTGCACTTTAACTCCATTATCAAGAGTGAAAGAAGTCAAACGACTAAAGAACATCCATTATATACAGGGGATAAGAAAAATAAACCGGATATACGTATAGATATTCATGTAAATAATATATATATTAAAAGTATACCGATGGATGTAAAATATCGAAAATTAAAAAATATTACTAAAAAAGAAAAAGGATCTTTAGAACAACTGTTGGCTTATTGGGCTCATCCCAAATCCAATTTACATTTAGAAGGGGCTAAGGTATTTAGAAGAAGAAATCATAGAATTATTTCAAAAGTCGCCGTCCTATATCCTAAAGATCACTCAAATAACAATAAAACAGATAAATTAGCAATAGATCATAACTTACATTTTTTTGAATTTAGTCCTAGCTATAAAGATGAGGATTTTACAAATATGATTAATGAAGAAATAGATGAAGCTTATGAAATTTATGAAGATATATATGGTTTCTAAGGGGAAGATATTATGGCTTATCAGAGTGAGTTTGCGTTAGAAAATGAAGTGATCCAACAATTGGTGGGGTTGGGTTACGAACAAGTCGCTATCCATAATGTGGAAGCGATGCATCAAAACTTACGACAAATTATTAATGAACGTCATTGGGATAAATTAGAAGGGAAACCCCTCACAGACAGTGAATTTGATCGGCTTATGACAGATATTAACAACAAAACGGTGTTCGACAGTGCAAAACTGTTGCGTGATAAGTATGTGTTACGTCGTGATGATGAACAAACAGTGGCCTATATTGAACTATTAAATACGCGTAAGTGGTGTCAAAACAAGTTCCAAGTCACGAATCAAATCAGTGTGACAGATCGCTACAAAAGTCGTTATGATGTGACGTTATTAATTAACGGTTTACCGCTCGTTCAAATTGAATTAAAGCGCAGTGGGGTGGCGATTACGGAAGCCTTTAACCAAGTTAAACGCTATCGTAGGCAAAATTTCACGGGGTTATTTCGATTTATTCAATTATTTGTCGTGAGTAATAAAATGGAAACGCGTTATTTTGCGAATAGTGACAAAGAATGGTACAAAAGTCACATGTTTTACTGGAGTGACGACAAAAATGAACGCATTAATCATTTAAAAGATTTCGTACATGCCTTTTTAGAGCCGTGTCACATTGCTAAAATGATTAGTCGTTATATGATTGTTAATGAAACAGATGAAATTTTGATGGCGCTTCGTCCGTACCAAGTTTATGCGGTAGAGGCGATTGTGAACCGAGCGCTTGAAACGAACAACAATGGTTATATTTGGCATACGACAGGAAGCGGTAAAACGTTGACGTCATTTAAGGCAAGTCAGTTATTATCTCAAGAAAAAGAGATTAAAAAAGTGATTTTTCTTGTGGACCGGAAAGACTTGGACAGTCAAACTTTAGCGGAATTCAACAAATTTCAAGATGATTCTGTAGATTTAACGAGAAACACCCATACGTTATTACGTCAGTTAGGGGATGCCTCCTTGCCGCTCATCGTGACCACTATTCAAAAAATGGCCAATGCGGTAAAATCAGGCGCAAAAGTGATGGAGCGTTACCAAGAGGATAAAGTCGTGTTTATCATTGATGAGTGTCACCGTACGCAATTTGGAGACATGCATCGGTCGATTCGCCAGCATTTTAAAAATGCGCAATATTTTGGTTTTACAGGGACGCCTCGTTTTGAAGAAAACAAAAGCCAAGATGGTCGCGCAACGGCAGACATTTTTGAAAAATGTTTACACCATTACTTAATTAAAGATGCGATTCGTGATGGCAACGTCTTAGGTTTTTCGGTGGAATACCATAAAACCTTTGAGCCAAAAGATGAGATTGAGGAAGCGTATTTATCAAAAATTAATACGAAAGAACTGTGGGAAGCAGATCAACGGATGGAAGCGGTCGCCGAACATATCATTCAAAATTACCAAAATAAAACGAACAATGGTCAATATACAACGATGTTCGCCGTACAAAGCATTCCGACAGCTATTAAATATTATCATATTTTTAAAAAGCTTAAAGACGCAGGTAAACATGATTTAAATGTCACGACGATATTTACGTATCAGCCGAACGAAGAGACGCACGACAAAGATGAGGCGGAAGTAGAACGTTCTAGAGAAGTCCTCGATAAAGTGATGAATGATTATAATAAGGCCTTTGGGACGAACTTTCACACCGATAACTATGAAGGGTATTTCTCTGATATTTCGAAAAAAATGAAGAAAGTGATCCCCGGGGAAAAAATA
It contains:
- a CDS encoding McrB family protein gives rise to the protein MIKENWENVDMIGVLATKEELQRVYGKENIFVNNTDRIQFYIKLLSMPYDYPSSDNRSKYIACYQTNLTQIEDNFYASDEERVENFYNEISNKLLRLNVQKKVDYDINQKVYYNGYVKEIIYANDKMLNEGSLNPIPIFNKHNSVTNVEEFEKLLASGKVVGDLQNVSIEKEDYPQFVIYNDIIDDYEDRFYVYGNVKSFEYIENAGFKYDFENEIKKYEIEDVDFNEMLVTDNNIGFITNDLIRKFEENIDAKEVVAPVIKKMVEDNHQNVKKEKEFLEHLFKKLESENLLYDKKDIINFHVSMKTSKLVILSGMSGTGKSKLIKSYAAALGLKDNFKFIPVSPSWNDDSDLIGYVDTINNIYRPDDNGLIETLIQASDNPDKLYIVCFDEMNLSRVEHYFSKFLSILEGDIGSRQLQLYNKEMGGKLYNSTKYRYEIKIGKNVRFVGTVNIDDTTHHFSNKVLDRSDLISLDVMPIKELIELSKKEKRKVLEDDSYEKEFIEYFCKESSEINLSQDNAEFLQELHNELVKVNPQIGIGPRVVKHIDYYLKNIPNESEVLSDDIGFDFQLSQRVLSKVRGSREELTDLVGLYDADNDEVVNSKIIDLMDKFSSISDFTNARSLIRNKAKELKINGYTF
- a CDS encoding type I restriction endonuclease subunit R codes for the protein MAYQSEFALENEVIQQLVGLGYEQVAIHNVEAMHQNLRQIINERHWDKLEGKPLTDSEFDRLMTDINNKTVFDSAKLLRDKYVLRRDDEQTVAYIELLNTRKWCQNKFQVTNQISVTDRYKSRYDVTLLINGLPLVQIELKRSGVAITEAFNQVKRYRRQNFTGLFRFIQLFVVSNKMETRYFANSDKEWYKSHMFYWSDDKNERINHLKDFVHAFLEPCHIAKMISRYMIVNETDEILMALRPYQVYAVEAIVNRALETNNNGYIWHTTGSGKTLTSFKASQLLSQEKEIKKVIFLVDRKDLDSQTLAEFNKFQDDSVDLTRNTHTLLRQLGDASLPLIVTTIQKMANAVKSGAKVMERYQEDKVVFIIDECHRTQFGDMHRSIRQHFKNAQYFGFTGTPRFEENKSQDGRATADIFEKCLHHYLIKDAIRDGNVLGFSVEYHKTFEPKDEIEEAYLSKINTKELWEADQRMEAVAEHIIQNYQNKTNNGQYTTMFAVQSIPTAIKYYHIFKKLKDAGKHDLNVTTIFTYQPNEETHDKDEAEVERSREVLDKVMNDYNKAFGTNFHTDNYEGYFSDISKKMKKVIPGEKIDILIVVNMFLTGFDSKKLNTLYVDKNLKYHDLIQAYSRTNRVEKETKPYGNIVCYRDLKQQTDEAIEIFSQTDNTETVLSPSYEEYLAMFKECLDRVFHIAPTPKAASDLEREDDKKEFVLAFRELGGLLLRLKTFDQFQFSEEHIGIGEQTFEDYKSVYFNLYDEVTHREPTDDGESVLDDIDFKVELLRNDLINVQYILDLLASIDLTDEADRDHRRRQIHQLLDKADDEQLRLKADLIRKFLDKVIPTLATDADINEAYYDYEEQEKVKEVQQFAESKEYSSSKLLSIIGEYEYSGILDRAELQEGIKGGLLVRRKQADEMEKFVKNTTNKYSHKE
- a CDS encoding DUF2357 domain-containing protein, whose amino-acid sequence is MDTHSKVAIVIGNDNNHETLKPLKFFDSLQSIDFNRDISRIKEYTHFKLRINGKESIKVYSDLFELYDDPKIQVDEDNRNYMGNGEIDIVDSDIANNLVPGYYLLTLKEEDYKYAVIEIVPKDVSNVEWKTIYQDVNNYIKGLSNSLYHKNNSSISPTVRNNNIVEKIDYLEVNFTHIIFALKNIYDSPRYQVQKRYAWRPIYTQPKVDKNTLKYRSKRPDKTEELYSYNKELNYNLKENIWLKKVLKFLQYELVEIKDYLNLAEEIHLGHKTSRYSSDVLIATKSLENIWTIRENINRIQHMLQMIIESEWYQNIENKSHASITHSALMDNKYNIIYKWYSEFNKSSLEFVFSQKVKNCWKRTDELYEIWCFINVLELLIRNDFDPIDGWIFDDYSYNDLPDNTVITLNKNDIRLKLHFNSIIKSERSQTTKEHPLYTGDKKNKPDIRIDIHVNNIYIKSIPMDVKYRKLKNITKKEKGSLEQLLAYWAHPKSNLHLEGAKVFRRRNHRIISKVAVLYPKDHSNNNKTDKLAIDHNLHFFEFSPSYKDEDFTNMINEEIDEAYEIYEDIYGF
- a CDS encoding acyltransferase family protein, whose translation is MTQKELKRTKPVHAQRYLPGLDGFRAIAVIAIIIFHLNPQWLPGGFLGVDTFFVISGFLITSLLITEYDKTGKIDLPAFWLRRVKRLIPAVLFMLAVVLTYTLIFEPSIILALKKDAIAAIFYVSNWWYIAQDVDYFNQFSIAPLKHLWSLAIEEQFYLFFPFILYMIFKFRKRQYTFIIFFIVSLISLALMIYLSSVTSSTARVYFGTDTRLQTLLLGAMLALVWPPFRLKVNVAHRLRLFVDVIGVLSFALVAYFIFNVSEHDKWIYHGGFYLISFVTLFTIASVVHPSGFFAKFMGNPLFVAIGKRSYSLYLWHYPVIVLLHRHFVAGQIPSYVYVIDIVLMFLFAELSYRFIENPIRKKGFRAFSFKPTHVQHFVRLALVVILAIPSLLFLSGQFDALGKAHSDQKQTEFQNQTAKKPKAEPTPTPESSKVDAKQLSPLLIGDSVMVDIGNVFQKEVPNATIDGKVGRQLSEANALITSQYQSFAKPKKDVVMQLGTNGAFTEDQVNQIIDDLGDANIYFVNVRVPRDYEQNVNDSLKKAADKHKNVHLIDWHKASGGHPEYFAYDGVHLEYAGQKALSKLIIDELKKQHEHDK
- a CDS encoding 3-hydroxyacyl-CoA dehydrogenase, yielding MKGSVEMNIKNVVVAGGGVLGSQIAFQAAYSGFNVSIYDVNEKGLEAAKDRLEKLVPRYIKDLDAPEDKLKATVKSIQTSTNLKEIVADADLVIEAITEKLSIKQSFYKELGEVAPEKTIFATNSSTLLPSDFKDATGRTDRFLALHFANEIWLNNVGEIMATKDTDRAVFDEVVEYAGAMGLHPVPIKKEHAGYVQNSLLVPFFHVAEEMYANEEETPQEIDKIWMNAIHMNVGPFGAIDVVGLNTNTAIVQAEYEKDGTPWKKAYVDKNNVKIENGELGKATGKGFYTYPNPEYKTWDIPVGEKPSDEHLQQAVANDNNGVLSKLLLSLFKAAEDLYVNEIAEYDVIDTTWHINSRSPIGPFEMMDAIGIDKVIEIHEKYDNNIDQDVMKFLESRRGKTFYS